One genomic segment of Streptomyces sp. NBC_00239 includes these proteins:
- a CDS encoding MFS transporter, producing MSTQSPAAPAAGHRNETVIVFALSLAAMVVSMMQTLPVPILGLIRNDLGTTTANVSWVTTATLLSAAVFTPLLGRFGDQHGKKPTLVAVLGVMVVGSVVAALATSLPLLILGRVLQGAATAIFPLALSVLREEVRPQKLPGAMALVSGTLAFGSGLALVATGLLTSGSGADYRNAFWMATGFAAVALIAVVALVPATRHKTGGRTDFLGALTLGIALLLLLLPISQGHEWGWASGRTLGSFAGAAVMTAVWVLVERKVSEPLVDMRMFVHRPVLMANLAGVLVGFGMFANFLGVSYLVQMPEAITGYGFDASILRASVQFLLPGAIVSLLASPIGGQIVRHRGPRTALGLAAALGAVGFGWLALDHGHTFSVIGAGLIVGAAVSFGYAAMPAVIMASVPHHQSGIANGINSISRSTGSAIGSAIVTTILASQTIEHLPPGVPALPAESGFTLTFAIGAVAFGLVAVIGWLGLRGQTRPLAAHPAPGTATGATTAPASASASAVDAAAPEKADATA from the coding sequence ATGAGCACCCAGTCCCCCGCCGCCCCGGCCGCCGGGCACAGGAACGAGACGGTCATCGTCTTCGCCCTGAGCCTCGCCGCCATGGTCGTGTCGATGATGCAGACGCTGCCCGTCCCGATCCTCGGCCTGATCCGCAACGACCTCGGCACCACGACGGCCAACGTCAGCTGGGTGACCACCGCCACCCTGCTGTCGGCGGCCGTCTTCACCCCGCTGCTCGGCCGCTTCGGCGACCAGCACGGCAAGAAGCCGACCCTGGTCGCCGTCCTCGGCGTCATGGTCGTGGGTTCGGTCGTCGCGGCGCTCGCCACCTCGCTGCCGCTGCTGATCCTGGGCCGGGTGCTCCAGGGCGCCGCGACCGCGATCTTCCCGCTGGCCCTGTCCGTGCTGCGCGAAGAGGTCCGGCCGCAGAAGCTTCCGGGAGCGATGGCGCTGGTCAGCGGCACGCTCGCGTTCGGCAGCGGCCTGGCGCTGGTCGCCACCGGCCTGCTCACCTCCGGCTCGGGCGCCGACTACCGCAACGCGTTCTGGATGGCGACCGGCTTCGCCGCCGTCGCCCTGATCGCCGTCGTCGCGCTCGTCCCCGCCACCCGGCACAAGACGGGCGGCCGCACCGACTTCCTGGGCGCCTTGACCCTCGGCATCGCCCTGCTGCTGCTCCTGCTGCCGATCTCCCAGGGCCACGAGTGGGGCTGGGCCTCCGGTCGTACGCTGGGCAGCTTCGCCGGCGCCGCCGTCATGACCGCCGTCTGGGTCCTCGTCGAGCGCAAGGTCAGCGAGCCGCTGGTCGACATGCGCATGTTCGTCCACCGGCCGGTCCTCATGGCCAACCTGGCCGGCGTCCTCGTCGGGTTCGGCATGTTCGCGAACTTCCTCGGCGTCTCCTACCTGGTCCAGATGCCCGAGGCGATCACCGGGTACGGCTTCGACGCGTCGATCCTGCGCGCGTCCGTCCAGTTCCTGCTGCCCGGCGCGATCGTCTCGCTCCTCGCCTCGCCGATCGGAGGCCAGATCGTCCGCCACCGGGGTCCGCGCACCGCGCTGGGCCTGGCTGCGGCGCTCGGCGCCGTGGGCTTCGGGTGGCTGGCCCTGGACCACGGCCACACCTTCTCGGTGATCGGCGCCGGCCTGATCGTCGGCGCGGCCGTCAGCTTCGGCTACGCGGCCATGCCCGCCGTGATCATGGCGAGCGTCCCGCACCACCAGAGCGGCATCGCCAACGGCATCAACTCGATCTCCCGCTCCACCGGCAGCGCGATCGGCAGTGCCATCGTCACGACGATCCTCGCGTCCCAGACCATCGAGCACCTGCCGCCGGGCGTCCCGGCCCTGCCGGCGGAATCGGGCTTCACGCTCACCTTCGCCATCGGGGCCGTGGCCTTCGGCCTGGTCGCGGTGATCGGCTGGCTCGGCCTGCGGGGGCAGACCCGCCCGCTCGCCGCGCACCCGGCCCCCGGCACCGCCACCGGCGCGACCACGGCACCGGCTTCGGCTTCGGCTTCGGCCGTCGACGCCGCCGCGCCGGAGAAGGCGGACGCCACCGCCTGA